From the genome of Pseudomonas hamedanensis:
TCTGTCGCTGCGCCGCTTCGATGACAACAGCGATCTGCGTCGGGTCGAAGGGCCACAGGGCACCGCGGATTATCTGTGGGAATCACTGCCGCTGGCGGCGGAAGGCTGGACCTTGCACCTGCTGCGGCGCCCGCAAGTGGCCTTCGAAGACCAGCGCAATGCCGGGCTCGCCGCCGCCGGGGTGTGGCTGGCGCTGGTGTTTCTGTTGCTGTTTCTCAGCCAGCGCTGGCGCCTGGCAAAAATCCGTCAGCGCAACCGCGAAGAACTGGAGCGCCTGGTAGAAGAACGCACCCGCGACCTGCGCACCGCCCAGGAGGGTCTGGTGCAGTCGGCCAAACTTGCCGCATTGGGGCAAATGTCGGCGGCACTGGCCCATGAAATCAATCAACCGCTGACCGCTCAGCGCATGCAATTGGCAACCTTGCGCCTGCTACTTGAACATGGCCGCGTCGATGACGCGTACAAGGCGCTCAAACCGGTGGACGATATGCTCACGCGCATGGCCGCGCTCACCGGCCACCTCAAGACCTTCGCCCGCAAAAGCCCGAGCGGCTTGCGCGAACGGCTGGATCTGGCGACAGTGGTCGATCAGTCGCTACAGTTGCTCGATGCGCGGTTGCGTGATGAGCAGGTCAGTCTGGTCCTGCACCTGGCGCGCCCGGCGTGGATGCGCGGTGATGCGATTCGTCTCGAACAAGTGCTGATCAATCTGCTGCGCAATGCGCTGGATGCGATGCAGGGCAAAGTCTGCAAACGTCTGGAAATTCGTCTGGAAGCCGACGAGCAACTGTGGCGCCTCAGCGTTATGGATAACGGCGGCGGCATCGCCGACGAGCACCTGAATCAGGTGTTCGACCCGTTCTTCACGACCAAACCGGTGGGCGACGGTCTGGGCCTGGGGCTGGCGGTATCCTTTGCCATCGTGCATGAATCCGGCGGCCGCCTGAGCGCCGAGAATGGCGACGGCGGCGCGGTGTTCACGCTGACCTTGCCGATCGATCTGGAGGGGCCTGTCTGATGCTCAATTCGGTAATGGTGGTCGACGACGAAAGCAGCATTCGCAGCGCTGTCGAACAGTGGCTGAGCCTGTCGGGGTTCGCGGTGCAACTGTTCAGCCGCGCCGAAGAATGCCTCGCCGCCCTGCCCGCGCACTTTCCCGGCGTCATCCTCAGCGATGTGCGCATGCCCGGCATGGGTGGCCTGGAATTGCTCGCCCAGGTGCAGCGACGCGATGCCGACCTGCCGCTGATCCTGCTCACCGGCCACGGCGATGTGCCAATGGCGGTCGCTGCCATGCGTGACGGTGCCTACGACTTTCTGGAAAAACCGTTCAGCCCGGAAACCTTGCTCGGCAGCTTGCGTCGGGCGTTGGAGAAACGCCGACTGGTCCTGGAAAACCGCGCCCTGCACGAACAGGCCGACAACCGCGCCCGACTCGATGCGACATTGCTCGGTGTGTCCCGGGGTATGCAGACTTTGCGCCGGCAAGTGCTGGATCTGGCGGCGCTGCCCGTCAACGTGCTGATCCGTGGCGAAACCGGCAGCGGCAAGGAACTGGTTGCGCGTTGCCTGCATGATTTCGGTCCGCGCGCCGACAAACCCTTCGTGGCCCTGAACTGCGCGGCGATCCCGGAACAACTGTTTGAAGCCGAGTTGTTCGGCCACGAAAGCGGCGCGTTTACCGGCGCCTCGGGCAAGCGCATCGGCAAGCTGGAATACGCTGATGGCGGCACCTTGTTTCTCGATGAGATCGAAAGCATGCCGCTGGCCCAACAGGTGAAACTGCTGCGCGTCCTCCAGGAACAGAAGCTTGAGCGACTGGGGTCGAACCAGAGTATCCGCGTCGACCTGCGCATCGTCGCGGCAACCAAGCCCGACCTGCTCGACGAAGCGCGGGCCGGACGCTTTCGCGAAGACCTGGCGTATCGCCTGAATGTCGCCGAACTGCGTCTGCCGCCGCTGCGCGACCGTCGCGAAGACATTCCCCTGTTGTTCGAAAACTTCGCCCAGAGCGCCGCTCAACGTCTGGGGCGGACATTCCCGCCGCTGACCGGAGCGCAACTGAGTCATCTGCTCAGCCATGACTGGCCAGGCAACGTGCGCGAACTGGCGAACGTTGCCGAGCGTCAGGTGCTGGGCCTGGACGAGCCGGCACCGGGAATCGATCCGGGGCAATCGCTGGCGGCGCAGCAGGAGGCGTTTGAAGCGCAGTGCCTGCGTTCGGCGCTCACTCGGCATAAAGGTGATGTAAAAGCGGTACTTGAAGAGCTGCAACTGCCGCGCCGGACCTTCAATGAAAAGATGCAGCGGCATGGGTTGAGTCGGGAGATGTTTGTTCCTGACAGTTGAGCTTGGCGGTGACTGGACAGGCCCTTTCGCGAGCAAGCTCGCTCCCACAGGGGATTTGTGCCGGTCACAGATCCAATGTGGGAGCGAGCTTGCTCGCGAAGAGGGAAGCCGGCTCAGCACAATGCTCAGCCCGATGAGCAATTTCCCGCTCACCCTGAGCTCTCAGTAAGCGGATTTCCGCTCAATTGATCCGGCCGCCCCCTCTAAACCGGCCCCCTGCCCATTGGCACAGCTCCTGCTATAGCTCCGGCAGGCTGCGTTTCGACGCGCTCCACAAAAACAATTAAATGAAGGATCCTTCAATGGATAACTCCAACGCCCTGCCCCTTGGGTCGGCTGCCGCGCCGGCCAAGCCAAGAACCACCGCCAGCCGGATCAAATCGATCTTCAGCGGCTCTGTCGGCAACATGGTCGAGTGGTATGACTGGTACGTGTATGCCGCCTTCTCCCTGTACTTCGCCAAGACCTTTTTCCCCGCCGGTTCCACCACCGCGCAACTGATGAACACCGCTGCGATCTTCGCCGTGGGCTTCTTGATGCGTCCGATCGGCGGCTGGCTGATGGGCATGTACGCTGACAAGGTCGGACGCAAGAAAGCGCTGATGGCTTCGGTGTACCTGATGTGCTTCGGCTCGCTGCTGATCGCGCTGAGCCCGAACTACGAAACCATCGGCATCGGCGCGCCGATCCTGCTGGTGTTCGCGCGCCTGCTGCAAGGCCTGTCGGTCGGTGGCGAATACGGCACCTCGGCGACCTATCTCTCGGAGATGGCGACCAAGGAACGTCGCGGTTTCTTCTCCAGCTTCCAGTACGTGACGCTGATCTCCGGCCAGCTCATCGCGCTGGGCGTGTTGATCGTGCTGCAAAACACACTGACCACCGAACAGCTGTACGCATGGGGCTGGCGCATTCCGTTCGCCATCGGCGCGCTGTGTGCAGTGGTGGCGCTGTACCTGCGTCGCGGCATGGAAGAGACCGAGTCGTTCACCAAAAAAGAGAAGTCCAAAGAAAGCGCCATGCGCACCTTGATGCGTCACCCCAAGGAACTGTTGACCGTGGTCGGCCTGACCATGGGTGGCACCCTGGCGTTCTACACCTACACCACTTACATGCAGAAATACCTGGTGAACACCGTCGGCATGAGCATTTCCGACTCGACCACCATTTCGGCGGCCACGCTGTTCCTGTTCATGTGCCTGCAACCGATCATCGGCGGCCTGTCGGACAAGATTGGTCGTCGTCCGATCCTGATCGCTTTCGGCGTGCTCGGTACGATCTTCACCGTGCCGATCCTGATGACCCTGCACACCATCCAGACCTGGTGGGGCGCGTTCTTCCTGATCATGGCGGCGCTGATCATCGTCAGCGGCTATACCTCGATCAACGCGGTGGTCAAAGCCGAGCTGTTCCCGACCGAAATCCGCGCGCTGGGCGTCGGCCTGCCGTACGCATTGACCGTGTCGATCTTCGGCGGCACCGCCGAGTACATCGCGCTGTGGTTCAAGAGCATCGGCATGGAAACCGGTTACTACTGGTACGTCACCGCGTGCATTGCCGTGTCGCTGCTGGTGTACATCACCATGAAAGACACCCAGAAGCACTCGCGTATCGTGACTGACTGACCGCATTACACAGCCACTGCAACGGTGGCTGTTCGGACACCTTCGCGAGCAGGCTCGCTCCGACACTGGATCAATGATCGACACAAATCCCGTGGGAGCGGGCTTGCTCGCGAATGGGTCCACCGCAATCTCCCGCCTTAACCCCCGCCAAGAAGCAATTAATCGCTGATTAATCCTGCTGCCGCATCCTGCCCACTCTAATCGATGAACCGCGCAACGCTCGCTGCCAACCCGTAAGCGACCCCGACGCACCGCTCTTAATATCAACTTAATCGATTGTTTTTAGCATTATTTTGCGCTTTTTAATCAACTTAGTTGGCGTAGCATTAATCCCATGAAACACACCCATCGCCAACGAATCCGGAGTAACCGTCATGAAAACCAAACTGATCCTCGCCTTGACCCTGTCCGTACTGGCCGCCAACACCTACGCTGCCGACGGTTCGGACCGCACCCAATCAGCCGACTTCATTTCCGGCGCCAGCGCTGCCATCGACACCGGCCGCTCTGCCCATTACGCGGCTGACGGCTTCGACAAGACCGGCACTGCCAATGCGATTGCTGCCGACGGTTTCGAAAAAACCGGTACTGCCGCTGCCATCAGCTAATGCTGTGCTGGATGCCAAAGCCCGGCCTCGGCCGGGCTTAGTCGTTCCCGGGTTTGCAGATTTCGCGGTTAGCGCAAAACCTGTGGAAGCGAGCTTGCTCGCGAAAGCCGCAGGTCAGTCGCCATCAATTCGGATGTGACGACCCTTTCGCGAGCAAGGGTCATGCCGTGGAAAGGAATATTTGTGATCGACTGGAAATCGGTTCTGCGGGCCAGCACTATTGGCCTCAGCCCTATGCCTTTGAGGAACACCGCCCATGCCCGATGACATCCATTTCTACGAACCCGCCCACGGCCACGGTCTGCCCCACGACCCGTTCAACGCCATCGTCGGCCCGCGCCCGATCGGCTGGATTTCCTCGCAGGATGCCAACGGCCAGCTCAATCTGGCGCCGTACAGTTTCTTCAATGCCTTCAACTACGTCCCGCCGATCATTGGTTTCTCCAGCGTCGGGCGCAAAGACAGCCTGAACAACATCGAGCAGACCGGTGAATTCGCCTGGAACCTCGCCACCCGCCCGTTGGCCGAGCAGATGAACCAGAGCTGCGCGATGGTTGCGCCAGAGGTCAACGAGTTTGAACTGGCGGGGCTGACGACAGCGGCGTCAAAGGTAATTTCAGTGCCACGGGTCGCGCAAAGCCCGGTGTCCTTCGAGTGCAAGGTCACGCAGATCATTCAGCTGCAACGCGCCGATGGCCAGACCGTGCCGAGCTGGCTGGTCCTCGGCGAAGTGGTCGCCGTGCACATTGCCAGATGGCTGCTCAAGGACGGCATCTACGACACCGCCGCGGCAGAACCGATTCTGCGCGGCGGCGGGCCGGCGGATTATTTCCAGCTGGGGCCTGAAGCGCTGTTCAAGATGTGGCGCCCGGGGGCGCAGAAGTGATTACCAGATCAACTCGGCGTCATCAGTGACGCCCTTGAGTTTATCCAGCTCGGCGGTCGCTGCGTCATCGGCGGCGATGGCGCCGGGAAACACCTGCTCATCCAGCAATTTGTGAAAGCGCGGTGCGCCGCCATCGACCAGGGCCTTGACCGCGATTGCCGCGTAATACCCCTTGTTGCCGCCCAGTTCGACGGGAACGACGGCGGAGACTGCTTCGAAGCGTTCAAACTCTTTACGTGCCATGTCGCGGATCCTGGCTCAATCAATTAAGCCGGACATTAAACCCTCAACCGGCCAGTTTGTGTATCGCTGACGGGCACTGACCGAGCGCTTGCGCTGCCGAGACGTCCTTGAAGGTGTGGAAATCGAGGCTATTGACCACCAGGTCCTGAACCAGCTCGGCGAAGACTTCCATCGACGGACTGTTGAAATACGCGGTCATCGTCTGTTGACTGCTCCAGTAGCCACTGACCAGCCACAGGTCGGCGTCGCACTGCGACTGCTGCAACGAGAAACTCAGGCAACCGGGCGCGGCGCGCGAGACTTCGATCAACGCGCTCAGGCGCACACCGAGTTCTGCCGAGCGCCCGGCCTGGGCACGAACGAAGGCCATATGACTGACAGGCATCTGCTTGGACATGATCAACCCTCCATGAAATCGCGTGGCAGCCGGGGGACGGGCTGCGACTGGAGCAAAGGTTAAGGGCCGGGGCATCTGCGCCGTTAGTCGATTCCTGCCGTCGCGTTGCACAATCCTGCGAGACTGCGCAGACGACCTGTAACAACCTGTAAACCCGTGTCACACGTCTGTCATACGCGTTTTGTGTAGGAGCTGCCGAAGGCTGCGATCTTTTGATTTTGTCTTGAAGATCAACGGATCGCAGCCTTCGGCAGCGCCTACAGGTTCGTATGGCGGCGGACGCAGGCACCGCTCCGGGCAGAATCAGGCAAGCATTTGGCAGAATGTGTCTACCGCCGCTGCTTGCACAAACATATGCTCTGCTGCATTCCACCTCCCCTGCCGAGGATGCCGTGCATGACGTCATTCGATCATTTTCAAGCCCAACCCACCGTTGACATGGAAAAGCAGCGCGCGGAGCTGGCGGCGATCATTCGCCGCAACACCCGCGACGATGGCAGCTATGAAACCGCCATCGGTTCGCTGTACATGTCGCGCCACACCCGGTCCCACGACTTCGCCCCGGTGCTCGCGCAGCCGGCGCTGTGCATCATGGCCCAGGGGCGCAAAGAGGTGCGACTGGCCGATGAATACTTCAATTACGACCCGCTGAATTATCTGGTGGTGTCGGTCTCGATGCCGCTGAGCGGGCGCGTGGTCAACGTGTCGCCAGAAGCACCGATCCTCGCCGTGCGTCTGGATATCGACCCGGCGGAAATCACCGCCCTGATCGCCGACGCCGGACCGATGGGCGTGCCGACCCGACCGACCGGGCGTGGTCTGTACGTCGAGCAGATCGACAGTTCGATGCTCGACGCCGTGCTGCGTCTGGCACGGCTGCTCGATGCACCGAAAGACATCGCCATGCTCGCGCCGCTGATTCGCCGGGAAATTCTCTATCGCCTGCTGCGCAGTCCCCAGGGTCATCGCTTGTATGAGATCGCGATTGCCAACAGTCAGAGCCACCGCATCAGCCAGGCGATCAAATGGCTCAACAGCAACTTCGAGCAGCCACTGCGCATCGATGATCTGGCCAAAACCGTGAACCTCAGCGTCTCGACGTTGCATCACCGCTTCAAGGCGATGACGGCCATGAGCCCGCTGCAATATCAGAAGCAG
Proteins encoded in this window:
- a CDS encoding ATP-binding protein codes for the protein MLPTSRFLRLSLYTLLIIAGAALAATLAIRHAERQALEEDAARASQQLALYANSLHTLIDRYRALPAVLALDPQLRAALAGTVDAEEQAALNLKLEKINGAAQSSTLELLDHTGLAVAASNWRLPSSYVGHNYGFRPYFRQTRTQGSGRFYAVGVTSGIPGYFLSSAVLGDNDAFLGAMVVKLEFPELEREWSQGSDTLLVSDARGIIFIANQPGWRYRALRPLDADDLAEIKATRQYDKQSLVPLTHLSLRRFDDNSDLRRVEGPQGTADYLWESLPLAAEGWTLHLLRRPQVAFEDQRNAGLAAAGVWLALVFLLLFLSQRWRLAKIRQRNREELERLVEERTRDLRTAQEGLVQSAKLAALGQMSAALAHEINQPLTAQRMQLATLRLLLEHGRVDDAYKALKPVDDMLTRMAALTGHLKTFARKSPSGLRERLDLATVVDQSLQLLDARLRDEQVSLVLHLARPAWMRGDAIRLEQVLINLLRNALDAMQGKVCKRLEIRLEADEQLWRLSVMDNGGGIADEHLNQVFDPFFTTKPVGDGLGLGLAVSFAIVHESGGRLSAENGDGGAVFTLTLPIDLEGPV
- a CDS encoding MFS transporter, which gives rise to MDNSNALPLGSAAAPAKPRTTASRIKSIFSGSVGNMVEWYDWYVYAAFSLYFAKTFFPAGSTTAQLMNTAAIFAVGFLMRPIGGWLMGMYADKVGRKKALMASVYLMCFGSLLIALSPNYETIGIGAPILLVFARLLQGLSVGGEYGTSATYLSEMATKERRGFFSSFQYVTLISGQLIALGVLIVLQNTLTTEQLYAWGWRIPFAIGALCAVVALYLRRGMEETESFTKKEKSKESAMRTLMRHPKELLTVVGLTMGGTLAFYTYTTYMQKYLVNTVGMSISDSTTISAATLFLFMCLQPIIGGLSDKIGRRPILIAFGVLGTIFTVPILMTLHTIQTWWGAFFLIMAALIIVSGYTSINAVVKAELFPTEIRALGVGLPYALTVSIFGGTAEYIALWFKSIGMETGYYWYVTACIAVSLLVYITMKDTQKHSRIVTD
- a CDS encoding putative quinol monooxygenase, with translation MSKQMPVSHMAFVRAQAGRSAELGVRLSALIEVSRAAPGCLSFSLQQSQCDADLWLVSGYWSSQQTMTAYFNSPSMEVFAELVQDLVVNSLDFHTFKDVSAAQALGQCPSAIHKLAG
- a CDS encoding flavin reductase family protein, whose translation is MPDDIHFYEPAHGHGLPHDPFNAIVGPRPIGWISSQDANGQLNLAPYSFFNAFNYVPPIIGFSSVGRKDSLNNIEQTGEFAWNLATRPLAEQMNQSCAMVAPEVNEFELAGLTTAASKVISVPRVAQSPVSFECKVTQIIQLQRADGQTVPSWLVLGEVVAVHIARWLLKDGIYDTAAAEPILRGGGPADYFQLGPEALFKMWRPGAQK
- a CDS encoding sigma-54-dependent transcriptional regulator, yielding MLNSVMVVDDESSIRSAVEQWLSLSGFAVQLFSRAEECLAALPAHFPGVILSDVRMPGMGGLELLAQVQRRDADLPLILLTGHGDVPMAVAAMRDGAYDFLEKPFSPETLLGSLRRALEKRRLVLENRALHEQADNRARLDATLLGVSRGMQTLRRQVLDLAALPVNVLIRGETGSGKELVARCLHDFGPRADKPFVALNCAAIPEQLFEAELFGHESGAFTGASGKRIGKLEYADGGTLFLDEIESMPLAQQVKLLRVLQEQKLERLGSNQSIRVDLRIVAATKPDLLDEARAGRFREDLAYRLNVAELRLPPLRDRREDIPLLFENFAQSAAQRLGRTFPPLTGAQLSHLLSHDWPGNVRELANVAERQVLGLDEPAPGIDPGQSLAAQQEAFEAQCLRSALTRHKGDVKAVLEELQLPRRTFNEKMQRHGLSREMFVPDS
- a CDS encoding AraC family transcriptional regulator, yielding MTSFDHFQAQPTVDMEKQRAELAAIIRRNTRDDGSYETAIGSLYMSRHTRSHDFAPVLAQPALCIMAQGRKEVRLADEYFNYDPLNYLVVSVSMPLSGRVVNVSPEAPILAVRLDIDPAEITALIADAGPMGVPTRPTGRGLYVEQIDSSMLDAVLRLARLLDAPKDIAMLAPLIRREILYRLLRSPQGHRLYEIAIANSQSHRISQAIKWLNSNFEQPLRIDDLAKTVNLSVSTLHHRFKAMTAMSPLQYQKQLRLQEARRLMLTEGLEASAAGYRVGYESPSQFSREYSRLFGAPPLRDLARLRLSV